GGTTCGCGCTCGGTGCCCGTGCCGACAACATGATCAAGTACATGGCCGAGGTCGGTCCCTGGCGTGGCGGGTTGCAGTATTCGTTCGATGAGAAGAGCCCCACCGGCGGCAAGACGGCCGGTGGCTATGTGCGCTATGCCGCAGGCGGCCTGGCGGCAGGCCTGGGCTACCAGAACTACGAATTCGCGTCGGGCAAGAAGATCGATGCATGGACCGTGGGCGGCTCCTACCGCATGGGCGATTGGTATTTCAATGCCGGCTACGGCCAGAACAAGGTCGACGACGGCCTGACGGCCGTGGACCGTGCCGTGCTCTCCGCGATGTGGCAAGGCGGCATCAACGGCGGGTTCGGCGGTCCGGCATTCCTGGCAGCGAACAAGCGCACGATCTACAAGGTGGGGGCCGGCTACCAGATCACGCCACAGATCAATCTGGGCGCGCACTATTTCCGCGCGGAGCAGAAGGGCACGGTCGCCGCGGCCGAAGCCAAGGCCGATTTCTACACGATGGCCCTCGACTACGCCTTCTCCAAGCGCACCGACGCCTATATCGAGATCGACCACACCAAGCTCAAGGGCGACCAGGTCAGCCTGAACAATTCGGCAGGCCAGGCCAACGGGGCCAAGAGCCGCACGGGCTACACGATCGGACTGCGCCACCGGTTCTGACGCCAGCGGCTTTCTTCTTTCAGTCCCCCTGAACAGGCCGTCCGGGATGGGCCACCGGTGCACACCGGTGGTGCCGATCCGCCCCGGCAGCCTGGCACCCATCTTGCACGGCAGGCGCATACCAGCCCTGCCGCTGCACATCTCGCGCCGCCACGGCAGGGAACCACATTTCCCTCGCCGCAAGGGCCTCCAAAGGGCTCCTTCCCGGTCGGCGCTTTCTCGTTCCTGTTTCTTCTTTTGACCAAAGAGGTGCTCCCGATGAGATTTCCCATGGCCCTCGTTTCCGCAGCGGTTGCCGCGGCCCTGTCCACCGTGCCGGTTGCGCACGCCAAGACCTTCAAGTGGTCCAGCCAGGGCGAGATCTCGACCTGGGATATCCATTCGCAGAACAATGCG
The DNA window shown above is from Acidovorax sp. NCPPB 4044 and carries:
- a CDS encoding porin, coding for MRISFVKKTIACTALATVSPLLLAQSAGTSSVQLYGIVDMAYRHTNNEGPAGNSSGSLNQMVGGGMSQSRWGINVNEDLGGGTKALVNLENRFGADTGTPASPYFQQSWVGLQGGFGRVTLGRQYNILFDLVTSTYASYPYSPYMDVYKPEIGFALGARADNMIKYMAEVGPWRGGLQYSFDEKSPTGGKTAGGYVRYAAGGLAAGLGYQNYEFASGKKIDAWTVGGSYRMGDWYFNAGYGQNKVDDGLTAVDRAVLSAMWQGGINGGFGGPAFLAANKRTIYKVGAGYQITPQINLGAHYFRAEQKGTVAAAEAKADFYTMALDYAFSKRTDAYIEIDHTKLKGDQVSLNNSAGQANGAKSRTGYTIGLRHRF